The sequence below is a genomic window from Paucidesulfovibrio longus DSM 6739.
ATGACGATTTCGTCCGCATCCGTGGAAAGGACGATGCGCCCCTTTTCAAATCCGTCCACCAGGGCGTCCAGAAAATTGCGGATGGAATTGTTGTCCTGAATGGATTCAAACATGAATTTCTTGTCGCTGGCCATGTGCATTGCCCCTTTGCCGCTCGCCTAGCCAGCGAGCCTTGCTTTGTAGTCTGCGATGGCGGATCGCCTGCTGATTCCAGTCATGATGAGCTGCTTGCGGATGGCGAGATCGTCCCAGGCGGGCTGTATGCCGATTTCCCGCCCGGCCTTGTCCGCATCCTGCTGCTCCGGCAGCTTCGTTTTTTCTCCCATGTGGCAATCGTCGCCCATGAGCACGAGAATGGGTTTGCGGGATGCGCCCCGCCTGGCGTTCTTGTCGTTGACCACGGAGATGAGGAATTCCGTATAGCGCTGCGATTGGGGATTCCAGACCTCGTACCCGTCCACGTCGTAATCGGCCAGGAGGATGGGCCAGAACTGCTCGGGGTGCGGGATGACGATTCCCCCGCCCAGACCGCGCGCCTCCTCGATGATCTCCGTGGCGCGATAGAAGAACTTCAGGGAAAATCCTTGCTTGACCAGTTGCTTCACCGCTTTGAGAAAGGCCTGGATCCTGTTCACCGGGGCTTCGCCCAGCTCCGGGCGCATCGAGTCGAAGTAGTTGCGGAGCATCTTGTTTTTGATGGAAATCCGCGGCAGGTCGGGCCATTGCTCGTCCAGCAACTTCGCAATCTTGCGGACATGGGCCTGAACGAACTCCACGAGATCGGTTTCCGCTCCGGTGGCGCGCATGGCTGCGCCGATGCGATCCCGGTCCGGACCGATGATCGTATCCATGAACTCGAACAGCTGAGAGGATCGATATTTGTAGGTGTGCGCAAGCATGGAGCGCAGCACCGGGGCATCCTGCACGCGGTCCGCCTCGAAATGCAGAAGAAGCTGCACCTTCTGGTTGAATCCGCTGGCGTAGCAGTCCACTTCCACCCCTGCATATCCCCCGAAGCTCATCAGCTCGTTGTGCTGGGTTGGAATCAAGAGCTCCTCGGATTTGTTCGGGAACATCTTGTCGATGCGTTTGCGGATCAAATCCAGGGGCACGAATTCGGGGTGCCAATGCACGCCGAGCACGGCCTCCTGGCGAGGCTGCTGCGCCGGCTCAAGAACCTGCTCCACCTGCCAGGGAGCCATTTCCACGGAGACCACCTGGGAGAATCTGACGCGGTCAGCATCCGTTATTTCCGGATCAACGGCTTCCATATCGAATTCCGGACAATCGCGAGATCCCGGTTTCACGAGCTTCATGAACATCGACTCCGATTCATTTGAAACGATTGTGGCAATGGCTCTTGATTCGATCGAGTTCGTTGCAGGCCGTCTGCGTCGCGGCGAGATCACCGGATTCGTACGCGTCCGCAAAGGATTGCGTCGCCGCCGCATACTCTTCGTAGTGGGCGTCGCCGAAGCCGGGAAAACCGATCATCAGTTCGGAGTCCCGGACAAAGGACCGGACCGCCTCGTCCGGAGGCATGACGCCTTCGCCAAGCGATGTGAAAATCAGCTTGAAGCTGTTTTTCATTCTCTTTTTAAGGGATTTGTATTTCAAAGGTTCTTCCGCATCACCAGTCTCGGAGACGGCGCATTCCTCGCTCTTGCACTTGATCTTGATCTTGAAGAGCAGCCTGCCGAATTCCTTTTTCACGGAAATCCCTATCTTGCTGAAATCCTCGACTCCCTGAAGAGCCTCCAGACCGGATTCCACCGCTCCCTTCTCCATCACATCGGCGAGTCGCCGGAACATGTCCGGGAGCTTGTCCGCGGAGAGATACGATTCCATCTTGATGCTGTTGCCCATGCCTGCCTCAGTTGCCGTGACAAAGTGTGAGACGGGACCAACGCATTCGCGCCCGTCCGGTCCGGATTCATGGCAGGGAAAGTAGCAACAAACGGACTCGGCAGAGTGTCACGGAAGTGACCACTGCGTTACAAGCCGATGAAGGAAGAGAAGAAAAGCGGAATAATCAGGAAGAATACGCGAGCGGAACGAGTTCTCCCCGCAGCACCCGCCAGGCTCCGTCGGCCATGACGCGCATTTCGTCCGTCTCCAGGGCGAAACATGGCCCCAAATGGGCAAGCCTGCCGGATACGGCTTCCACGAGCCGTACGCTGCGCGAAAGTCCACCCGTGAGCACCACGGCGTCGACGCGCGCGCCGGGTTCATAAAGAAGCGCCGGAGCGAGCGATGAAATCTGCTTGGAAATGTTGTAAGCCAGGGCGTCGAAAACAAGCGCCGCGCGCTCGTCGCCATTGTCGGCCATCTTCTGGACCTGGCGAAGATCGTTTGTTCCGAGGTGGGCGAAAAGCCCTCCCCGCGTCAAGGCGAGACGCTGCAACTCCTGGACGCTGTGCTTCTCCCGCAGGACAAGCCCCAGCGCCGTTATCAACGGCAGACTGCCGACCCGCTCCGGACTGAACGGCCCTTCGCCGTCCAGGGCGTTGATGACGTCCACCACTCTGCCCTGGTCGTGCGCGCCGATGGAGATGCCACCGCCCATGTGGGCCACGAGGAATCTTCCCTGTTCATACGAAATGCCCATTTGCCCGGCCACGCGCCGCGCCGCGCCGCGCTGGCTGAGCGCATGAAAAACGCTCCGCCGCTGCACGTCCGGCAATCCCGTCAGTCTCGCCAGATCGCGCATTTCGTCAGTTACCACAGGATCGACGACCAAGGCCGAGGCATTGTCCCGCGCGGCGTATTCGACGGCAAGCAGGGCGCCGAGGTTGCTGGCGTGCTCGCCGTACCGGGCCGAACGCAGATCATCGAGCATGGCCTCGTTCACGGCGTAAACTCCGCCGGGGATCGGCTTCAACAGTCCGCCCCGTCCGACCACGGCGTCAAGCCGCGGCACCACGCCGTCCGGAAAGCCCTTGCGCAGGGCGGCGCGCACGGTATCTCTGCGCATGGCAAGCTGCCCCAGCACGGTCGGATGCGCCTCGACGTCCTCCTTGGAATGCCGGACCTCCACCTCAAGAACGCTTTCCTCGTTGCGAAAAAGGGCCACCTTGGTGGAAGTGGAGCCGGGATTGACCGTCAGGACATGATGGATCACTGCTTATCTCCGACATCGGCGCTGGAATCCGCGGCGAGAAAGGCGGCCAGGGCAATGGAATGGAATTTGGATTCGGCGGAATCGCTTCTGGATGGGACGACCACGGGAACGCGGCTGCCCACGACAACGCTGGCCAGCGTCGATCCGTGCAGGATGCCCAGCGCCTTGTAGAGCATGTTGCCGCTTTCGATGTCCGGGGTGCAGAGGATGTCGGCATGACCGGCAACAGGATGATTCACCCCTTTCGTGACCGCGGCCTGAGGTGAAATAGCCAGATCCAGCGCCAGGGGACCGTGGACGAGACATCGGCCGAACTGGCCCTGAGCCGCCATCTTGCTGATCACGTCCGCGTCGAGCGTTGCAGGCATTGCAGGATAATTGACTTTTTCCGTAGCCGCGAGCATGGCGGCACGCGGACAGTCCATGCCCAGACGGCGGGCCACGTTCAGCGCGTTGCGCAGGATGTCGGCTTTGCGTTGCAGATTGGGACGAATGTTCACGCCCGCGTCCGTGAGCAGCATCAGGCGCCCCCCGGTCGGAGCATCGAACACCGTGACATGGCTGAGGATGCCGCTGACGGGCGGCACGCCGGTCTCCTTGTTCAGCACGGCCTTGAGCACGACCGCAGTGCTGATGAGTCCCTTCATGATGATGGAGACAGCGCCTTCGCGGTACATGCGCACCGCCCTGTTCACCGCGGCGGCTGCATCCGGCTCGTGAACCGACTCAAACCCGGAAATGTCCAGTCCATGTTCGTCCGCCACCTGCGCGGCACGCTGCATGTCTCCTATGAGCACAGGGTCGGCGAGTCCCTGCGAGTGGGCCTCGATTCCGCCGCGAAGTATGAATTCATCGGCGCAGGGAGCTATGGCCACGCGGGGACGCCGTCCGCTGCGCAGTACCGCCTCCACTAATTCCGCAAGAGAGGTTAGGGGCATCTCTCCTGCCGCCTACTCGTCGCCGCGTTTGAGCGCGATGGTTCCGGTTCGGCACATGCTCAATATTCCGTAAGGCTTGAGCATCTTGATCAAACCATCCACGCGGGCTTCGTCCCCGGTCAGCTCGACCGTGATGCTGCTCTGGCCCATGCCGACCACGTCGGCCCGGAAAACTTCGAAGACCTGCATGATCTGCGCGGTGTCTTCCGGCTTGAGGCCGACCTTGATCAAGGCGAGTTCGCGGTCCACGAACTCTTTGCGCGACAGGTCGTCCACCTGGATCACGAAATCAAGGGCTGCCATTTGTTCGGTGATGTCGCTGACCTGCGCATCGCCTGCTTCCAGCCGGATGACCATGCGTGAAATATCCGGATTTTCGGTCTCGCCGCAGGCAATGGATTTGATGTTCAGCTTTGCCTCGCCGAAATGGCGGGCCATGGCTGCGAGTACGCCGGGCTCGTTGCGCACCAGTGCGGAAATGGTATGTTTCAAGATTCCTCCCGTGGATTGCGTTCCAGCATCAATATATCCGAGGCGGCCGCTTCGCTCAAGGCGGACGACACCGAGACGCGACAACGGCGCAACCTTGCGAAAAATGCGAACGAACGCTTCCGCAGCGGATATTCGGGCCTGTTGACCCGTTCCTTGTTGACGGCTATCCCAGAAAAAAAAGGATCTTTCAATGTTTGGGAATCTCTTGAAGAAAATCACCACGCCTCCGCCCTTTCAGGTCGGCAAGCGCAATCTCGAGCGGGCCTGGCGGGCGAGCATGAACAACGACATGAAAATGGCCCGCCAATACAACGCCAAGGCGGCCCAGGCATTTCGGGAAATGCTCGAGGCCGATCTCGCCAAGGGGAAGCGCACGTTCCCGCCGCGCCTCGCAGCGGCAGGCATCGCCATCCTCCGCGACGGCGACCCGGAAACCGCCTCGCGACTGCTGGCGCAGGCCCTTGAGCGCCAGGAGACTCTTTTTCAGGCGTATTCCTGGGCCGGGCTCGCTTTCGGCCAACTCGGCGATGCGGAAAACGCCTTGCGCTACTGGAATCTGTTCCAGGGGGTGCAGGCCGGGCAGGCCGTGCTGAACAAAATCATCATGGAGCAGAAGATCGGTCTTGAAAACGGGCAAATCGAACTCAAAAGCGCTTGCGCCGAGGTGGAGCAGGGACTTCTCAAGCAGGACAAGGCCGATTTCCGTGAAGGGAAAAGCTTCTGGCTCCTGGAGCGTCTCTAAAAAAGTTAAGGCCCCGCAAGGGGGCTTTCTCAGCTAATCGTAGAGCTTGTCGATCTCTTCGTAGACATATTTCATGTGCATCATCTTGGGAGAACCACCCATGGCCACGGCCAGGAGCGCCGCGTCGATGATTTCATCCTTGGTCGCACCGTTGCTCGCGGCGTTCTGAACATGCAGGGAGATGCACATGTCGCACTGCGAAAGGATGGAACAGGCGATCAGGATCAGGCTCTGATTCTTGCTGTCGATGGAGCTGCCTTTCTTGATGGTGGCAGTGAAATCCTGGTACGCCTTGAAAACATTGCGACGGTTCTTGTTCATCAACCGAAACAGTTCTGTCGCTTTTTCCGCAGGTTCCTGCATGTCTGTGCCCTCACGTTGAATAGGTTTCAAGATGTATCGATGCGATACGCCTTCGGCATCGGGGTCAGCGCTTGAAGCGGGTGCCGTAGAGCACGGCTTCCCGCGTCCAGAACTGGCGCAACCCCTTTCCATCAAACAAGCCCTCGGCATAAGACAAATCTTTCGTATCCATGCCGGGAAGATATACGTCGACCCGAAGCAGCGTTCCCTGTCTCCACTCTTCCTTCCAAAGCGTGGAGCAGAAATCGCTCAAGGCGGCGGATTCCGGGACAACGTTCACGTCGAGATATATTCTCAAAATATCGAGAGGATACCGACCCTCTCTGCCTTCCTGGCGCTCCATGACCGCATACCGGAAACCGTGCCGCGTCTGATCGGCGACCGGCACCGGCCCCTTGAACGGCTCCGGAGCCTTGGCCGGATCGACGACCACACGTTCCGGACTGTCGCCATTCTTTTCGATTTTCAAGGGCTTCAGCTGAGGCGGGGTCGAGGCCCCACCCTGCTCGGACGAACCCTCAGCTTGAGCGGACCGCGGGCTGATTTCCTCCTGGAATTCCACGGGGGGTTCGTCGCTGACCTTGCCGCGCACCTGATACAGCGGGGCGTCCTCTCCCTCGGCGTCCGGAGCGCCGGCGCGGTCCTGCATATCCGGCGGAAGCGGCTGACGCCGCATCGTAGGCAGGTCGGGGAGCGCTCCGAGGTCGTCCTCGATAAGCGCCGCGTAGACATACCCCAGGGCGTGCTTCTCATCCCGTCGGGTTTCGCCGACATTGAACGCCGCAAACCAGCCCTTGCGCAAGAAATCAACGCGTACGGCTTGTCCGGGTTCCAGCGTCTTCACCAGCTTGGATGCC
It includes:
- a CDS encoding bifunctional enoyl-CoA hydratase/phosphate acetyltransferase, producing the protein MPLTSLAELVEAVLRSGRRPRVAIAPCADEFILRGGIEAHSQGLADPVLIGDMQRAAQVADEHGLDISGFESVHEPDAAAAVNRAVRMYREGAVSIIMKGLISTAVVLKAVLNKETGVPPVSGILSHVTVFDAPTGGRLMLLTDAGVNIRPNLQRKADILRNALNVARRLGMDCPRAAMLAATEKVNYPAMPATLDADVISKMAAQGQFGRCLVHGPLALDLAISPQAAVTKGVNHPVAGHADILCTPDIESGNMLYKALGILHGSTLASVVVGSRVPVVVPSRSDSAESKFHSIALAAFLAADSSADVGDKQ
- a CDS encoding SH3 domain-containing protein, producing the protein MLNVRSKRDAGSEHVRTLGPDDVVKVDFEKDGWVAIFAPDEKVRSLKNAIGFSNDRYLYPATAEQIEGVLGRQSAESENAAPPKSVAVATDSPEPQGTAPDPAPSATAQSASAGQSSSSHWGRLVKVSRRVNLRAERTAASKLVKTLEPGQAVRVDFLRKGWFAAFNVGETRRDEKHALGYVYAALIEDDLGALPDLPTMRRQPLPPDMQDRAGAPDAEGEDAPLYQVRGKVSDEPPVEFQEEISPRSAQAEGSSEQGGASTPPQLKPLKIEKNGDSPERVVVDPAKAPEPFKGPVPVADQTRHGFRYAVMERQEGREGRYPLDILRIYLDVNVVPESAALSDFCSTLWKEEWRQGTLLRVDVYLPGMDTKDLSYAEGLFDGKGLRQFWTREAVLYGTRFKR
- a CDS encoding GAK system XXXCH domain-containing protein, encoding MGNSIKMESYLSADKLPDMFRRLADVMEKGAVESGLEALQGVEDFSKIGISVKKEFGRLLFKIKIKCKSEECAVSETGDAEEPLKYKSLKKRMKNSFKLIFTSLGEGVMPPDEAVRSFVRDSELMIGFPGFGDAHYEEYAAATQSFADAYESGDLAATQTACNELDRIKSHCHNRFK
- a CDS encoding tetratricopeptide repeat protein; this encodes MFGNLLKKITTPPPFQVGKRNLERAWRASMNNDMKMARQYNAKAAQAFREMLEADLAKGKRTFPPRLAAAGIAILRDGDPETASRLLAQALERQETLFQAYSWAGLAFGQLGDAENALRYWNLFQGVQAGQAVLNKIIMEQKIGLENGQIELKSACAEVEQGLLKQDKADFREGKSFWLLERL
- the buk gene encoding butyrate kinase; the encoded protein is MIHHVLTVNPGSTSTKVALFRNEESVLEVEVRHSKEDVEAHPTVLGQLAMRRDTVRAALRKGFPDGVVPRLDAVVGRGGLLKPIPGGVYAVNEAMLDDLRSARYGEHASNLGALLAVEYAARDNASALVVDPVVTDEMRDLARLTGLPDVQRRSVFHALSQRGAARRVAGQMGISYEQGRFLVAHMGGGISIGAHDQGRVVDVINALDGEGPFSPERVGSLPLITALGLVLREKHSVQELQRLALTRGGLFAHLGTNDLRQVQKMADNGDERAALVFDALAYNISKQISSLAPALLYEPGARVDAVVLTGGLSRSVRLVEAVSGRLAHLGPCFALETDEMRVMADGAWRVLRGELVPLAYSS
- a CDS encoding carboxymuconolactone decarboxylase family protein encodes the protein MNKNRRNVFKAYQDFTATIKKGSSIDSKNQSLILIACSILSQCDMCISLHVQNAASNGATKDEIIDAALLAVAMGGSPKMMHMKYVYEEIDKLYD
- the ilvN gene encoding acetolactate synthase small subunit, which codes for MKHTISALVRNEPGVLAAMARHFGEAKLNIKSIACGETENPDISRMVIRLEAGDAQVSDITEQMAALDFVIQVDDLSRKEFVDRELALIKVGLKPEDTAQIMQVFEVFRADVVGMGQSSITVELTGDEARVDGLIKMLKPYGILSMCRTGTIALKRGDE